A section of the Oryza sativa Japonica Group chromosome 1, ASM3414082v1 genome encodes:
- the LOC107277521 gene encoding putative pentatricopeptide repeat-containing protein At1g56570 isoform X2, whose amino-acid sequence MSQKHATTLISSLCSRGAVCHARALFDEMPERDVVAWTAMLSGYASNGLRREALDVFRRMVAAGAAPNEYTLSSVLTACRGPCAPAMAMPLHAVAVRRGVDRMPYVVNALIDSYASLAEGVVDARRLFDALGSGRTAASWTSMIAGYARWGQERTGLRLFKTMLKDGVELSTFACSIALHACTLVIDLCLGQQLHLQCIKKALDVNLAVVNSLIDMYCTCARILDARSLFDGTPERNLITWNTMIAGYSQCDPLMALQLLLEMNDEPNCFTLTSITSACADLAALRCGKQVHGAVLRRSYSDDLQMGNALVDMYSKCGSITNAKNVFDRMGCKDKFSWTSMIAGYGMNGYGNEAVQLFSSMIHAGVHPDHVVFLSLISSCSHAGLVDEGWNFFRSMINEYNLQPNKEVYGSVVNLLARAGRLREALDLIDTMPFAPDEYVWGALLGASKMHNNVEMGRLAARKITEINPDDVKNYIMLASIYAAGSKWGEYAFTRRSLRGIGSRKEAGISWIEMVMFAKKKKRRYLRSTCAF is encoded by the exons ATGTCTCAGAAGCACGCGACCACCCTCATCAGCTCCCTGTGCTCGCGCGGCGCGGTCTGCCACGCCCGCGcactgttcgacgaaatgcccgAACGCGACGTCGTGGCGTGGACGGCCATGCTCTCCGGGTACGCCTCCAACGGGCTCCGCCGCGAGGCGCTGGACGTGTTCCGGCGCATGGTCGCCGCGGGCGCCGCCCCCAACGAGTACACGCTGTCCAGCGTCCTGACCGCGTGCCGCGGCCCCTGCGCCCCCGCGATGGCGATGCCCCTGCACGCCGTCGCGGTGCGGCGGGGCGTGGACCGCATGCCGTACGTCGTGAACGCGCTCATCGACTCCTACGCGTCGCTCGCGGAGGGCGTCGTGGACGCGAGGAGGCTGTTCGATGCGTTGGGGAGCGGGCGCACGGCCGCGTCGTGGACGTCGATGATCGCTGGGTATGCCAGGTGGGGACAGGAGCGCACGGGGCTGCGGTTGTTCAAGACGATGCTTAAG GATGGTGTCGAATTGAGCACATTTGCATGCTCTATTGCACTCCATGCATGTACATTAGTAATCGACTTATGTCTTGGGCAGCAACTTCATTTGCAGTGCATAAAGAAAGCTCTTGATGTGAACCTTGCTGTTGTAAATTCTCTGATCGACATGTACTGCACTTGTGCAAGAATTTTGGATGCAAGAAGCCTTTTTGATGGAACTCCTGAGAGGAACTTGATCACTTGGAATACCATGATTGCTGGGTATAGCCAATGTGATCCTCTAATGGCCTTGCAGCTCCTTCTTGAGATGAATGATGAGCCAAATTGCTTCACTCTAACTAGCATTACATCAGCCTGTGCTGATCTTGCGGCGCTGAGATGCGGGAAGCAGGTTCATGGGGCCGTTCTTCGGAGAAGTTACAGTGATGACCTACAAATGGGCAATGCCCTCGTGGACATGTACTCAAAGTGTGGGAGCATAACAAATGCAAAAAATGTGTTCGACAGGATGGGTTGCAAGGACAAGTTTTCATGGACATCGATGATTGCTGGGTATGGAATGAATGGTTATGGAAATGAGGCTGTCCAACTTTTCAGTTCCATGATCCATGCTGGGGTGCATCCTGACCATGTTGTGTTCCTGAGCCTAATAAGTTCTTGCAGCCATGCTGGTTTAGTAGATGAAGGATGGAATTTCTTCAGGTCAATGATAAATGAGTATAATTTGCAGCCTAACAAGGAGGTTTATGGTAGTGTCGTCAATCTCCTTGCTCGTGCTGGTAGGCTGAGAGAAGCCTTGGACCTAATTGATACGATGCCATTTGCTCCTGATGAATATGTTTGGGGAGCATTGCTTGGTGCCTCCAAGATGCATAATAATGTGGAGATGGGCAGACTAGCTGCAAGAAAGATCACTGAGATCAATCCTGATGATGTGAAGAATTATATCATGCTTGCAAGTATATATGCTGCAGGTAGTAAATGGGGCGAGTATGCTTTTACAAGGAGGTCTTTGAGAGGCATAGGGAGCAGGAAGGAGGCTGGAATCAGTTGGATAGAG ATGGTTATGTtcgcgaaaaagaaaaagagaagatatTTACGTTCGACATGTGCGTTTTAG
- the LOC107277521 gene encoding putative pentatricopeptide repeat-containing protein At1g56570 isoform X1, with translation MSQKHATTLISSLCSRGAVCHARALFDEMPERDVVAWTAMLSGYASNGLRREALDVFRRMVAAGAAPNEYTLSSVLTACRGPCAPAMAMPLHAVAVRRGVDRMPYVVNALIDSYASLAEGVVDARRLFDALGSGRTAASWTSMIAGYARWGQERTGLRLFKTMLKDGVELSTFACSIALHACTLVIDLCLGQQLHLQCIKKALDVNLAVVNSLIDMYCTCARILDARSLFDGTPERNLITWNTMIAGYSQCDPLMALQLLLEMNDEPNCFTLTSITSACADLAALRCGKQVHGAVLRRSYSDDLQMGNALVDMYSKCGSITNAKNVFDRMGCKDKFSWTSMIAGYGMNGYGNEAVQLFSSMIHAGVHPDHVVFLSLISSCSHAGLVDEGWNFFRSMINEYNLQPNKEVYGSVVNLLARAGRLREALDLIDTMPFAPDEYVWGALLGASKMHNNVEMGRLAARKITEINPDDVKNYIMLASIYAAGSKWGEYAFTRRSLRGIGSRKEAGISWIEVMDKMYSFTAADSSSPQVCLADEVLHILSQHMDDVGSEFCHIIFKAT, from the exons ATGTCTCAGAAGCACGCGACCACCCTCATCAGCTCCCTGTGCTCGCGCGGCGCGGTCTGCCACGCCCGCGcactgttcgacgaaatgcccgAACGCGACGTCGTGGCGTGGACGGCCATGCTCTCCGGGTACGCCTCCAACGGGCTCCGCCGCGAGGCGCTGGACGTGTTCCGGCGCATGGTCGCCGCGGGCGCCGCCCCCAACGAGTACACGCTGTCCAGCGTCCTGACCGCGTGCCGCGGCCCCTGCGCCCCCGCGATGGCGATGCCCCTGCACGCCGTCGCGGTGCGGCGGGGCGTGGACCGCATGCCGTACGTCGTGAACGCGCTCATCGACTCCTACGCGTCGCTCGCGGAGGGCGTCGTGGACGCGAGGAGGCTGTTCGATGCGTTGGGGAGCGGGCGCACGGCCGCGTCGTGGACGTCGATGATCGCTGGGTATGCCAGGTGGGGACAGGAGCGCACGGGGCTGCGGTTGTTCAAGACGATGCTTAAG GATGGTGTCGAATTGAGCACATTTGCATGCTCTATTGCACTCCATGCATGTACATTAGTAATCGACTTATGTCTTGGGCAGCAACTTCATTTGCAGTGCATAAAGAAAGCTCTTGATGTGAACCTTGCTGTTGTAAATTCTCTGATCGACATGTACTGCACTTGTGCAAGAATTTTGGATGCAAGAAGCCTTTTTGATGGAACTCCTGAGAGGAACTTGATCACTTGGAATACCATGATTGCTGGGTATAGCCAATGTGATCCTCTAATGGCCTTGCAGCTCCTTCTTGAGATGAATGATGAGCCAAATTGCTTCACTCTAACTAGCATTACATCAGCCTGTGCTGATCTTGCGGCGCTGAGATGCGGGAAGCAGGTTCATGGGGCCGTTCTTCGGAGAAGTTACAGTGATGACCTACAAATGGGCAATGCCCTCGTGGACATGTACTCAAAGTGTGGGAGCATAACAAATGCAAAAAATGTGTTCGACAGGATGGGTTGCAAGGACAAGTTTTCATGGACATCGATGATTGCTGGGTATGGAATGAATGGTTATGGAAATGAGGCTGTCCAACTTTTCAGTTCCATGATCCATGCTGGGGTGCATCCTGACCATGTTGTGTTCCTGAGCCTAATAAGTTCTTGCAGCCATGCTGGTTTAGTAGATGAAGGATGGAATTTCTTCAGGTCAATGATAAATGAGTATAATTTGCAGCCTAACAAGGAGGTTTATGGTAGTGTCGTCAATCTCCTTGCTCGTGCTGGTAGGCTGAGAGAAGCCTTGGACCTAATTGATACGATGCCATTTGCTCCTGATGAATATGTTTGGGGAGCATTGCTTGGTGCCTCCAAGATGCATAATAATGTGGAGATGGGCAGACTAGCTGCAAGAAAGATCACTGAGATCAATCCTGATGATGTGAAGAATTATATCATGCTTGCAAGTATATATGCTGCAGGTAGTAAATGGGGCGAGTATGCTTTTACAAGGAGGTCTTTGAGAGGCATAGGGAGCAGGAAGGAGGCTGGAATCAGTTGGATAGAGGTAATGGATAAGATGTATAGCTTTACTGCAGCTGACAGTAGCAGCCCTCAAGTTTGTTTGGCAGATGAAGTATTGCATATCTTGTCTCAACACATGGATGATGTTGGAAGTGAATTTTGCCACATTATCTTTAAAGCTACATAA